Within Runella rosea, the genomic segment CATCAAATGGGTTTTGTAATGATTTAAGACTATTTAGAGTACAATTCGACGATTGCTTGCTCGTTCACGTTCTCAGGAATCTGATCGCGTTCTGGGTACTGAACAAACTTTCCAATCAACAAACTGCTATCCCATTCAAGCCAATTGAAACGTTTTGCAGTAGCTGTACGTGCTGCCAAACTTTCAGTGATTGCTTCAAGAGATTTTGATTTCTCGCGAACACCAACGATTTGTCCAGGGCGCAATGAGAATGATGGAACATTCACTACTTCTCCATCAATTGTTATGTGCTTGTGGCTTACCAATTGACGAGCCGCACGGCGAGTAGGAGCAATTCCTAAACGATAAACGGTGTTATCAAGACGAGCTTCGCAAAGTTTTAGAAGGTTTACCCCTGTAATACCTTCACGAACAGCTGCACGGTGAAATAAATTACGGAATTGGCGTTCCAAAATTCCGTAGGTATACTTTACCTTTTGTTTTTCTTGCAATTGAAGTGCATATTCAGACTTCTTGCTGCGACGTCCGCGACCATGTTGGCCGGGAGGATAGTTTTTCTTATTCAGCGCCTTGCTGGGACCCATGATGGCCTCACCAAAACGACGCGAAATCTTGGACTTTGGACCTGTATAACGTGCCATTTGAATTTGATTTATTTAAACACAAAAATTACCGTAGGAACAATCCTGCAACCCCAGTGTCCAAATTGCGGATTGTCCTTACGGCCTTATAATAACTTAAGAATTAAACTCTTCTACGTTTGGGGGGACGGCAACCATTGTGTGGAAGCGGAGTAATATCTTTGATTGTAGTCACTTCAATACCGACATTTTGTACAGTACGGATAGCTGATTCACGACCTGAACCTGGGCCTTTCACAAAGACTTCTGCTTTACGCATGCCAAGGTCGTATGCAACTTGAGCACAGCTTTGAGCGGCAGTTTGAGCGGCATAAGGAGTGTTTTTCTTAGAACCTTTGAAACCCATTTTACCAGCAGATGCCCAAGAAATCACTTGTCCAGACATGTTGGTAACCGAAATAATAATGTTGTTAAATGAAGCTCTAATGTGAACTTGACCCACTTGCTCCACCTGTACAACGCGCTTTTTAGCTTTATCTTTACGCTTATTTTGAGCCATTTTTTTGTAATGTTAATCGTTAGTTGTTATCGCTTCGGAAAGCCGTTTGTTAATGGTTATCTGTTACAGATGTTCACAATTAACAAACAGATAACGGATAACTTTACTTACTACTTAGTAGCTTTTTTCTTGTTGGCTACAGTCTTACGCTTACCTTTACGAGTACGGCTATTATTTTTGGTTCTTTGGCCACGTACAGGTAATCCTTTACGGTGACGCAAGCCACGATAACAACCGATATCCATCAACCGTTTGATACTTAGCTGTACTTCTGAACGAAGTGCACCTTCCGTATTAAATTCACCGTTAATGATTCCACGAACAGCATTAGACTCTTCGTCAGACCATTCAGCTACTTTTTTGTCAAAATTGATTCCAGCTTTCTCCAAAATTTTACGAGCAGAGCTACGGCCTATCCCGTAGATGTAAGTCAACGAGATTTCTCCACGTTTTTTGTCTGGAATGTCAACACCTGCAATACGTGCCATATCTTATAATTATCCTTGTCTTTGTTTGTACTTGGGATTTTTCTTATTGATAACGTAAAGTTTACCTTTTCGGCGAATTACTTTACAATCAGCACTGCGCTTTTTAATAGACGCTTTTACTTTCATTGTTGTATGTGATTTTGGATTTAAGATTTCGGCTTCTCGTGACGGGAATTCTACTAAACTCCTTTATCCTATTTTAACCTACAATCTACAATCAAGTTACTACTATTTATATCGGTAAATAATCCGAGCCTTTGACAAGTCGTAAGGCGACATTTCGAGTTTAACTCTGTCACCCTGCAAAATTTTGATATAGTTCATTCGCATCTTACCAGAGATATGAGCAATTACCTCATGTTTGTTCTCCAGCTGTACTCGAAACATAGCGTTAGAGAGCGCTTCTACTATAATTCCGTCAACTTCGATGAGTCCTTGTTTTGCCATATACTGCTTTTCGGTAAGTGAATTAGATGCTTACCATTAACGTCGTATTTTCAGTTACTTCTTCTATGTACTTAAACGTCGTTAAAATTTCTGCTTTGCCTTTACGAACCAACACAGTGTGCTCAAAATGTGCAGCAGGTTTTCGGTCTGTTGTTCGGATAGTCCATCCGTCCTTCTCCTGAACTACGGATCTTTTTCCTAAGGTAATCATTGGTTCAATCGCAATCACAATTCCTTCCCGCAACTTAGGTCCCTGTCCTCGTTTTCCGTAATTTGGTACTTCAGGACTTTCATGTAAATTACGGCCTACACCATGCCCGACCAATTCTCTAACAACACCATAGCCAAATTTTTCAACGTATGATTGAATCACGTAGCCAATATCACCTACTCTTTTACCTTCTACTGCCTGCTCAATCCCTAAATACAGTGACTGTTTAGTGCGCTTTAGAAGGTTCATTACTTCAGCACTTATGTTTCCTACTGGGTAGGTATATGCACTATCGCTATGAAATCCATTTAACTTAACTCCACAATCAATAGAGATAATATCTCCTTCTCGCAATTGATATTGGCTTGGAAAACCATGTACTACAATATCATTCAGCGAAATACAAAGTGATGCTGGAAAACCATTATAACCTTTAAAAGAAGGCTGACCTTTATGGTCTTTGATAAACTCTTCAGCTACTTTATCTAATTGCTTAGTAGTAATACCAGGCTTTATCCACTTTGCCACTTCGGCATGTGCTTTTCCCAGAACTTGTGCGCTTTCTTTAATCAGTAAAACTTCTTCTTCTGATTTAAGAAAAATCATTTTTGTCATTATACTGCTACAGTTTCAGTACGGCCTTTTACTCGACCAGACTTCATTAAACCTTCGTAGCGTTTCATGAGGAGATAACTTTCTACTTGTTGCAAAGTATCAAGTACAACACCAACCAAAATTAACAATGATGTACCTCCAAAAAACTGTGCAAATTCTCTGGTCATACCAGTCATACTTGCTAGTGATGGAAGAATAGCTACTACCGCGAGAAGTATTCCTCCTGGTAAAGTAATACGATCCAACACCGTAGCAATAAAGTCAGAAGTAGAAATCCCTGGTTTAACTCCTGGAATAAAACCTCCTCCTCTTTTCATATCGTCAGCAATTTGCTGAGGACTAATCGCAATCGCGGTATAGAAAAACGTAAATACGATGATTAAAGTAGCAAAAAGACCGTTGTATTCCCAAGTTGTATAATCATTGAAAGTGGTTGCTATTGAACTAGCAAAATCACTTTTTTCTGCAAATAAGCCTGCAACCAATGAAGGTATAAACATAAGAGCCTGTGCAAAGATAATTGGCATTACACCCGAAGTATTAAGCTTAAGGGGCAAGTACTGTCTCTGACCACCCATAACTTTGTTTCCAACTACTTGTTTTGCATACTGGATTGGCACTCTACGTACTGCCTGTGTCAAAGCTACTGCAAACATTACGACTAAGAACAGTGCTACGATTTCAAGAACGAAAATTAATGCCTCTCCTGTACCTCTTGAAACAGCTTCCTGATAAATAGCTCTTGGAAAACGCGATACAATACCAATCATAATCAACATTGATGTACCATTTCCAATTCCGCGGTCAGTGATTCTTTCACCCAACCACATACAGAAGATTGTACCCGCTGTTAAAATAAAAACGGATGATATTGTAAAAGCTGCACGAGTAATTAATAGCGCATCCGTTGGTATCGTAGTTTGCAAATAACTTACCGACTGAGCAATTGTAACAAAAATGGTTAATACTCGGGTAATCTGATTCAATTTCTTACGTCCTGATTCTCCTTCCTTCTGCATTTTCTGGAAATAAGGAAGTGCCATTGTTAATAACTGAATGGCAATAGAAGCAGAAATGTAGGGCATGATACCCAGAGCAAAAATTGAAGCCTTACTGAAAGCCCCTCCCAAAAATGTATCTAACAAGCCTAATAAGCCTGATGTATCGATATTAAGTTTGCTACTGTCTACTCCAGGTAGAACAATGTAGTAACCAAGACGATAAACCGCAATCAAAAGGAGAGTATAAAGAATTCTATTCTTTAACTCTTCAATTGAAAAGATATTTTTTAAGGTCTGTATAAACCGTTTCATGCGTTTGTTAGATTTACCCGTGAAAAAATCAGGCAAAGTTACAAAAAATCTTTGGTAAGATTACAAAGTAACGGCTTTACCGCCTGCTTTTTCAATAGCCTCTGCTGCTGCTTTTGAAAAAGCATGAGCTTTCAATTCTACGGCAACTTTTAATTCGCCACGGCTAAGAATCTTTACTAAGTCAGTTTTTGAAACTAAACCGTTGTTGTACAACACTTCAATGTCGATAACAGTAGCATTTGTTTTTTCAACCAATGCCTGAATTGAATCTAAATTTAGTGCTTTGTACTCTACGCGATTAATGTTTTTGAAGCCAAACTTCGGCACACGTCTCTGAAGTGGCATTTGCCCTCCTTCGAAGTGACTTTTTTGGCTGTAGCCTGAGCGTGATTGAGCACCTTTGTGTCCACGCGTAGATGTACCGCCCATTCCTGAGCCATGCCCTCTACCTAGGCGTTTTTTTGTTTTTACCGAGCCTGAGGCTGGTTTTAATGAGCTAAGATTCATTGTCATATGCCAATTAGATCTCTTCGACTTTCACCAAATGATTTACTTTCTGAATCATACCAGAAATGGCAGGATTGATTTCAATCTCTATACTGCGACTGATTTTACCTAATCCTAAAGCAGCTAAGGTGCGCTTTTGGTCTTCGGGTCTTCCAATCTTACTTCTTACTTGTGTTACTCTTACCTTTGCCATTTTCCCAAAAGATTATCCATTAAATACTTTGGCCAACTTTACTCCGCGTTGGAATGCAACTTGGTGAGGAGCTCTCATCTTAAGGAGTGCATCAATAGTTGCCTTCACTACATTGTGAGGGTTTGATGATCCTTTTGATTTTGCTAACACGTCGTGTATACCAGCGGCTTCTAGAACAGCACGCATAGCACCTCCTGCAATAACACCCGTTCCAGGGGCAGCTGGCTTAACAAAAACCAGACCTCCACTAAATTTACCGTGCATTTCATGAGGAACTGTTCCTTTTAAGAGAGGAACTTGTACAAGGTTTTTCTTGGCGTCCTCGATTCCTTTTGCAATAGCATCAGTTACTTCGTTAGCTTTACCTAAACCATAACCTACTACTCCTTTGCCGTCACCTACGACCACAATTGCTGAGAAACTAAAACGACGACCACCTTTTACTACTTTGGCAACGCGGTTGATAGCCACAACCTTTTCTTTCAGGTCTGCCTCGTTGTATTTCACAGGTTTGATACTGTTTGACATATCTTATTAGAATTTGAGACCCCCTTCGCGGGCGCCGTCTGCCAGTGCTTTTACTTTGCCGTGATATAAATAACCGTTGCGATCAAATACAACTGAACTAACGCCAGCTGCAATTGCTTTCTCAGCCAGTTTAATGCCTACTTTTTTCGCATCTTCTGCATTGACACTCGCTTTATTAGTGGTATCAAGCTCAATAGATGAAGCAGAGACTAAAGTTACTCCTTTTGTATCATCAATTACCTGCGCATAAATGCGTGCATTTGAACGAAATACTGAAAGGCGAGGCTTTTCTGTTGTTCCAGCTACTTTCTTCCGAATCCGGTACTTGATGCGCTGTCTTCTGTCGCTTCTTGCTAAAGCCATGATTGATTACAATTTTCAGATTACTGATTACTTCTTAGCTGCTGCTTTACCAGCTTTACGTCTGATTTGTTCTCCAATGAAGCGGATACCTTTACCTTTGTAAGGTTCTACTTTACGGAAAGAGCGGATTTTAGCGGCAATTTGACCCAAAAGTTCTTTGTCGATACACTCTAAAAAAACCTTCGGGTTCTGCCCTTTTTCCATTGTTGCAGTAACCTTCACTTCTGAAGGTACAGCAAAATAGATACCGTGTGAATAGCCAAGGCTCATCTCAAGAATATTATTATTCACGGACGCCTTATAACCTACCCCAACAATTTCCAGCTCAGCTTTATAGCCTTCATTCACACCCGTCACCATGTTACTGATGAGAGAGCGGTAGAGACCGTGCAATGCTTTATGACGCTTTTGTTCAGTCGGACGTACGACCGTCAATTCGCTTCCTTCTACTTCTACCTTAATGTCGCGGTCAATGGTACGGGCTAACGTTCCTTTGGGACCTTTCACAGTCACAACGTTATCGTCAGATACACTTACTGTGACGTTTGCTGGTAGCGTAATCGGCTTTTTTCCTATACGTGACATGTTCTTTCTGTGAATTTTATCAGTAAACGTAACACAATACTTCTCCGCCCACGTTGAGCACGCGCGCTTCTTTGTCGGTCATTACCCCTTTAGAGGTAGATACAATCGCTACTCCAAGACCATTGAGGATGCGTGGAATATCGGTAGCACCCGAATATTTACGCAAACCTGGCTTGCTTACACGTTGCAAGTCAACAATTGCTGATTGCTTTGTTACTGGGTTGTACTTTAAAGCAATCTTAATAATACCCTGCGGGCCATTATCTTCAAACTTATAGTTTTGGATAAAGCCTTTATCGTAGAGTACCTTGGTGATCTCCTTCTTGATATTAGAAGCAGGTATCTCCACAACCCGGTGCTTCGCCTTTATGGCGTTTCTGATTCTCGTCAGATAATCTGCTATGGGATCGGTTAACATTTCTCTACTGATTTGTTGCGGCCCTTCCGTAAAAGGGCTGCAAAGTTACGGAATTGATTTTAAAAAACAAAAGAGATTTACCAGCTGGCTTTGGTAACACCAGGGATTTTTCCTGCCGAAGCCATCTCGCGGAATACCACCCGGCAAATACCAAACTTACGCATGTATCCACGGGGACGTCCAGTTAAACGGCAACGGTTGTGCAAACGAACTGCTGATGAACTACGTGGCAGCTTGTCTAAACCTTCCCAATCGCCAGCTTCTTTCAATGCAGCTCTTTTGGAGGCATATTTAGCAACCAGCTTTTGTTTTTTCAATTCTCTTGCTTTTACGGATTCTTTAGCCATTTCCTTATTTCGTTGAAAAAGGGATTCTTATTTCTTACCTTTAGTAAAGGGCATACCAAGCGATTTAAGCAATTCGTAGCTTTCTTCGTCAGTATTGGCGGTAGTTACGAACGTGATATCCATACCAGAGATTTTGTTAATTTTATCAAACTGAATCTCAGGGAAGATAATTTGCTCTTTTACGCCAAATGTATAGTTACCACGTCCATCAAAACCTTTGTCGCTGATACCTTGGAAATCACGTACACGAGGTAGGGCAATAGAAGTCAAACGGTCTAAAAATTCAAACATACGGTTGCCGCGAAGAGTAACTTTAACACCAATCGGCATTTTTTCACGCAACTTAAAGTTTGAAATCGCTTTCTTAGAGATGGTAGGTACTGCTTTTTGACCTGCAATAATTGTAATCTCTTCAAGACCTTGATCAATCAACTTCTTATCAGCTACCGCTGCACCAATTCCTTTGTTGATAACAATTTTCGACAAACGAGGTACTTGCATTACCGATTTATACTGGAACTTGTCTTGCAAATGCTTAACGACGTCCTTTGTGTATTTTTCTTTTAATCTCGGAGTTGCCATTTTTTATTTTTTTTTGTGGATTTCCGACCCACAGTGATTTATTAGAGTTTACAATGAAGGGTTTCTCACCCATTCATCAAACCACTTACTTTGAAGGATCAGCGATAAACTTACCTGATTCTTTAGAGTAACGTTGCAACTTACCTTCTTCATTGGCTTTACGGCCAATACGAGTAGGTTGTCCAGTTGCAGGATCAACAAGCATCAGATTACTGATATGGATTGAGCCTTCTGTTTTCTTCAGTTCACCTTGTGGATTGGCGGCCGTTGGCTTGATGTGTTTAGTGATCAAGTTGACCCCTTCCACAATCGCACGTTGCTTCTCTACCAATACTTTGGTGACTTTACCCGACTGGCCTTTAGAGTTACCAGCAATTACCTTCACCGTGTCACCGGTACGAATGTGTAATTTGGGTTGTTTGTTGTATTTTCTTTCCATTGCTTCTACAATACTTCAGGTGCCAATGAAACAATTTTCATAAAATTTTTCTCGCGCAATTCACGAGCAACAGGACCGAAGATACGAGTACCGCGAGGTTCATCTTGGTTGTTGAGTAATACGACGGCATTGTCTTCAAATCGAATATAAGAGCCGTCTTTGCGACGGATTTCTTTTTTGGTACGAACAACTACAGCTTTTGAAACTGTACCTTTCTTTACGTTACCTGAAGGAATTGCCTGCTTAACTGTCACTACTACTTTGTCTCCGATAGAGGCGTATCGTTTCCCAGTTCCGCCTAATACACGGATAACTAGTACTTCTTTTGCGCCACTGTTATCGGCCACAGACAGTCTTGATTCTTGCTGTACCATTGTTATTTCGCTTTTTCAATGATTTCGACTAATCTCCAACGCTTGTTCTTACTGAGCGGGCGGGTTTCCATTACGCGAATGGTATCTCCTACTCCACACTCATTGTTTTCGTCATGCACCATCAGTTTGGTAGTTTTTTTCATAAACTTACCATATTTTGGGTGCTTAACTTTACGCTCTACCGCGACAACACAAGATTTTTCCATCTTGCTGCTTACCACGCGGCCAACTCTGACTTTGCGTAAATTTCTTTCTACAGTTGTAGTTGTTTGTGCTGCTGCCTCCATTGTGTCGGTTATTTTGCAATTGGGGTCTCCTGACCATTATTACGCGCTTGCGGCTTTATCCTTAGCCGACAACTCCGTCATCAACCTTGCAATCAGACGGCGCGTATTACGAATACGCATCGGATTTTCAATCGGAGATACGGCGTGAGCAAACTTCAACTTGAGTAGACGATCTTGCTCCTCAACAAGGGTTTGCTTCAATTGCTCTACCGTCAGCGCTTTGATTTCACTATTTTTCATTTGACTAATGCTTATTCTGCTTCTTCTTGATGATCGCGACGAACTACGAATTTAGTCTTAACAGGTAACTTTTGAGCGGCTAGACGAAGTGCTTCACTTGCGAGTTCGAGTGATACTCCTGTAGCTTCAAATAGAATCGTTCCTGCCTTAACGGGAGCTACCCAATATTCGGGAGCACCTTTACCTTTACCCATACGAACCTCTAGGGGTTTTTTGGTAATAGGTTTGTCAGGAAAAATTCGAATCCAAACCTGACCTTCACGCTTCATAGCACGCGTTACAGAAATACGAGCCGCTTCAATCTGTCTGGCTGTAATCCAGCCTGGTTCAAGCGTTTTGATGGCAAACGTACCGAAAGCGATCTGGTGGCCACGAGTGGCCATTCCTTTTTCAGACCCTTTACTTTTCTGTTGTTTGCGGAACTTGGTTCTTTTCGGTTGTAACATGGTTCAGCAGTATTTTCGGAGTCAATAAAGACCCGTTGCTTTCGATAATTACTTTTTCTTATTACGGTTATTGTTGTTCCGGCCTTTACCAGGACCGTTTCCAGCTCCAGGACCGTTTCCAGCTCCGCGGCGATCTCCACCTCCGTCACGATCTCCACCACCGCCTCTGCGACGATCTCCATCACCACCTCTACGACGATCCCCACGGTCTCCTCCACGGTCATTACCACCAGCACGTTCTGCTGAAGCAGCTCCACCACTTATTGGAGATAAATCACGCTTTCCGAAGATTTCACCTTTGAAAACCCATACTTTGATACCGATTTTACCATATACGGTAAGCGCTTCTGAAATTGCGTAATCAATATCGGCACGGAGTGTATGAAGAGGCACACGTCCTTCTTTATATTCTTCTGTACGGGCCATTTCAGCACCACCCAGACGACCAGATACACGAACTTTGATTCCTTGAGCACCTACACGCATCGCAGATGATATCGCTTGCTTCATAGCACGACGATATGATATACGATTTTCTAATTGTTGAGCGATAGACTCTCCCACCAATTTAGCATCAATTTCAGGACGCTTAATTTCGTAGATGTTGATTTGGATATCTTTACCCGTAATCTTCTTTAACTCTTCCTTAATCTTGTCGACCTCGTTTCCGCCTTTACCGATTACAATTCCTGGGCGGGCCGTGTGAATTGTAAGGGTGATACGCTTCAAAGTACGTTCAATGACTACTTTGGAGATAGCACCTTTAGGAATACGAGCGGAAATATATTTGCGGATCTGCTCGTCTTCAATCAGCTTGTCGGCAAACTCACGTCCTCCGTACCAGCTTGAATCCCAACCACGGACGATACCGAGTCGCAGACCTATAGGATTAACTTTCTGTCCCATTCGTTATTGAAATTTTAGGCTTCTTGTTGGATTACTTCTGCTGCATCATCTACCACAATTGTAATGTGGTTAGAGCGTTTACGAACACGGTAAGCACGACCCTGAGGTGCTGGACGCAGACGCTTCAACATTGCGCCACAATCAACAAAAATTGTTTTTACGTACAATTCAGCATCTTCGAGTTTAGCATCTTCGTTTCGTTGCTGCCAGTTGGCAACAGCCGACATCAATACTTTTTTCAAAACTGGAGCGGCACCCTGCGGTTGATATTGCAAAATTGCCAGCGCACGGCTCACTTTCTGTCCTCTAATCATATCAGCTACAAGCCGCATTTTACGAGGTGAAGTGGGTACGTTTCTTAATATAGCTCTTGCTTCCATTTTCTTGTTGTGCGTCGTTAGTGGTTAGTGTCAGTCATTAGGTCAAATGGCTATTGACTGAACAACTATTGACTATTCTATCTTTTGCCTTTATCTTTTTTGGCAATGTGTCCCCGGAAATTACGTGTTGGGGAAAACTCACCCAATTTGTGCCCGACCATGTTTTCGGTTACGTACACAGGGATGAACTTATTTCCATTGTGTACTGCAAAAGTATGACCAATAAAATCTGGAGAGATTGTACTGCGTCTTGACCAAGTCTTGATAACTGATTTCTTGCCGGCACCATTCATTACGTCAATTTTGGTCTGAAGGCGGAAATCAATGTACGGTCCTTTTTTTATCGAACGTCCCATTTATCTTCGATTATTTTTTACGTT encodes:
- the rpmC gene encoding 50S ribosomal protein L29; protein product: MKNSEIKALTVEQLKQTLVEEQDRLLKLKFAHAVSPIENPMRIRNTRRLIARLMTELSAKDKAASA
- the rpsE gene encoding 30S ribosomal protein S5 — encoded protein: MSNSIKPVKYNEADLKEKVVAINRVAKVVKGGRRFSFSAIVVVGDGKGVVGYGLGKANEVTDAIAKGIEDAKKNLVQVPLLKGTVPHEMHGKFSGGLVFVKPAAPGTGVIAGGAMRAVLEAAGIHDVLAKSKGSSNPHNVVKATIDALLKMRAPHQVAFQRGVKLAKVFNG
- the secY gene encoding preprotein translocase subunit SecY, with protein sequence MKRFIQTLKNIFSIEELKNRILYTLLLIAVYRLGYYIVLPGVDSSKLNIDTSGLLGLLDTFLGGAFSKASIFALGIMPYISASIAIQLLTMALPYFQKMQKEGESGRKKLNQITRVLTIFVTIAQSVSYLQTTIPTDALLITRAAFTISSVFILTAGTIFCMWLGERITDRGIGNGTSMLIMIGIVSRFPRAIYQEAVSRGTGEALIFVLEIVALFLVVMFAVALTQAVRRVPIQYAKQVVGNKVMGGQRQYLPLKLNTSGVMPIIFAQALMFIPSLVAGLFAEKSDFASSIATTFNDYTTWEYNGLFATLIIVFTFFYTAIAISPQQIADDMKRGGGFIPGVKPGISTSDFIATVLDRITLPGGILLAVVAILPSLASMTGMTREFAQFFGGTSLLILVGVVLDTLQQVESYLLMKRYEGLMKSGRVKGRTETVAV
- the rplR gene encoding 50S ribosomal protein L18; amino-acid sequence: MALARSDRRQRIKYRIRKKVAGTTEKPRLSVFRSNARIYAQVIDDTKGVTLVSASSIELDTTNKASVNAEDAKKVGIKLAEKAIAAGVSSVVFDRNGYLYHGKVKALADGAREGGLKF
- the rpsQ gene encoding 30S ribosomal protein S17 codes for the protein MEAAAQTTTTVERNLRKVRVGRVVSSKMEKSCVVAVERKVKHPKYGKFMKKTTKLMVHDENNECGVGDTIRVMETRPLSKNKRWRLVEIIEKAK
- the rpsM gene encoding 30S ribosomal protein S13; amino-acid sequence: MARIAGVDIPDKKRGEISLTYIYGIGRSSARKILEKAGINFDKKVAEWSDEESNAVRGIINGEFNTEGALRSEVQLSIKRLMDIGCYRGLRHRKGLPVRGQRTKNNSRTRKGKRKTVANKKKATK
- the rpsC gene encoding 30S ribosomal protein S3 — translated: MGQKVNPIGLRLGIVRGWDSSWYGGREFADKLIEDEQIRKYISARIPKGAISKVVIERTLKRITLTIHTARPGIVIGKGGNEVDKIKEELKKITGKDIQINIYEIKRPEIDAKLVGESIAQQLENRISYRRAMKQAISSAMRVGAQGIKVRVSGRLGGAEMARTEEYKEGRVPLHTLRADIDYAISEALTVYGKIGIKVWVFKGEIFGKRDLSPISGGAASAERAGGNDRGGDRGDRRRGGDGDRRRGGGGDRDGGGDRRGAGNGPGAGNGPGKGRNNNNRNKKK
- the rplV gene encoding 50S ribosomal protein L22; the encoded protein is MEARAILRNVPTSPRKMRLVADMIRGQKVSRALAILQYQPQGAAPVLKKVLMSAVANWQQRNEDAKLEDAELYVKTIFVDCGAMLKRLRPAPQGRAYRVRKRSNHITIVVDDAAEVIQQEA
- the rpmJ gene encoding 50S ribosomal protein L36, which encodes MKVKASIKKRSADCKVIRRKGKLYVINKKNPKYKQRQG
- the rplP gene encoding 50S ribosomal protein L16, with translation MLQPKRTKFRKQQKSKGSEKGMATRGHQIAFGTFAIKTLEPGWITARQIEAARISVTRAMKREGQVWIRIFPDKPITKKPLEVRMGKGKGAPEYWVAPVKAGTILFEATGVSLELASEALRLAAQKLPVKTKFVVRRDHQEEAE
- the rplX gene encoding 50S ribosomal protein L24, translating into MERKYNKQPKLHIRTGDTVKVIAGNSKGQSGKVTKVLVEKQRAIVEGVNLITKHIKPTAANPQGELKKTEGSIHISNLMLVDPATGQPTRIGRKANEEGKLQRYSKESGKFIADPSK
- the rpsD gene encoding 30S ribosomal protein S4, with the translated sequence MARYTGPKSKISRRFGEAIMGPSKALNKKNYPPGQHGRGRRSKKSEYALQLQEKQKVKYTYGILERQFRNLFHRAAVREGITGVNLLKLCEARLDNTVYRLGIAPTRRAARQLVSHKHITIDGEVVNVPSFSLRPGQIVGVREKSKSLEAITESLAARTATAKRFNWLEWDSSLLIGKFVQYPERDQIPENVNEQAIVELYSK
- the rplO gene encoding 50S ribosomal protein L15, translated to MNLSSLKPASGSVKTKKRLGRGHGSGMGGTSTRGHKGAQSRSGYSQKSHFEGGQMPLQRRVPKFGFKNINRVEYKALNLDSIQALVEKTNATVIDIEVLYNNGLVSKTDLVKILSRGELKVAVELKAHAFSKAAAEAIEKAGGKAVTL
- the rplE gene encoding 50S ribosomal protein L5, producing MATPRLKEKYTKDVVKHLQDKFQYKSVMQVPRLSKIVINKGIGAAVADKKLIDQGLEEITIIAGQKAVPTISKKAISNFKLREKMPIGVKVTLRGNRMFEFLDRLTSIALPRVRDFQGISDKGFDGRGNYTFGVKEQIIFPEIQFDKINKISGMDITFVTTANTDEESYELLKSLGMPFTKGKK
- the rplF gene encoding 50S ribosomal protein L6, which gives rise to MSRIGKKPITLPANVTVSVSDDNVVTVKGPKGTLARTIDRDIKVEVEGSELTVVRPTEQKRHKALHGLYRSLISNMVTGVNEGYKAELEIVGVGYKASVNNNILEMSLGYSHGIYFAVPSEVKVTATMEKGQNPKVFLECIDKELLGQIAAKIRSFRKVEPYKGKGIRFIGEQIRRKAGKAAAKK
- the rpsN gene encoding 30S ribosomal protein S14 produces the protein MAKESVKARELKKQKLVAKYASKRAALKEAGDWEGLDKLPRSSSAVRLHNRCRLTGRPRGYMRKFGICRVVFREMASAGKIPGVTKASW
- the rpmD gene encoding 50S ribosomal protein L30; the protein is MAKVRVTQVRSKIGRPEDQKRTLAALGLGKISRSIEIEINPAISGMIQKVNHLVKVEEI
- the rplN gene encoding 50S ribosomal protein L14; this encodes MVQQESRLSVADNSGAKEVLVIRVLGGTGKRYASIGDKVVVTVKQAIPSGNVKKGTVSKAVVVRTKKEIRRKDGSYIRFEDNAVVLLNNQDEPRGTRIFGPVARELREKNFMKIVSLAPEVL
- the map gene encoding type I methionyl aminopeptidase: MIFLKSEEEVLLIKESAQVLGKAHAEVAKWIKPGITTKQLDKVAEEFIKDHKGQPSFKGYNGFPASLCISLNDIVVHGFPSQYQLREGDIISIDCGVKLNGFHSDSAYTYPVGNISAEVMNLLKRTKQSLYLGIEQAVEGKRVGDIGYVIQSYVEKFGYGVVRELVGHGVGRNLHESPEVPNYGKRGQGPKLREGIVIAIEPMITLGKRSVVQEKDGWTIRTTDRKPAAHFEHTVLVRKGKAEILTTFKYIEEVTENTTLMVSI
- the rpsH gene encoding 30S ribosomal protein S8, translating into MLTDPIADYLTRIRNAIKAKHRVVEIPASNIKKEITKVLYDKGFIQNYKFEDNGPQGIIKIALKYNPVTKQSAIVDLQRVSKPGLRKYSGATDIPRILNGLGVAIVSTSKGVMTDKEARVLNVGGEVLCYVY
- the infA gene encoding translation initiation factor IF-1 codes for the protein MAKQGLIEVDGIIVEALSNAMFRVQLENKHEVIAHISGKMRMNYIKILQGDRVKLEMSPYDLSKARIIYRYK
- the rpsK gene encoding 30S ribosomal protein S11 produces the protein MAQNKRKDKAKKRVVQVEQVGQVHIRASFNNIIISVTNMSGQVISWASAGKMGFKGSKKNTPYAAQTAAQSCAQVAYDLGMRKAEVFVKGPGSGRESAIRTVQNVGIEVTTIKDITPLPHNGCRPPKRRRV